A window of the Agrococcus jejuensis genome harbors these coding sequences:
- a CDS encoding cobalamin-independent methionine synthase II family protein: MTAPIQTTTAGSLPRTAALLEANRARTLSDDGFTFQPSGEHEAAVAAAVADVVAKQREAGITLVGDGEYGHTMRAAIDYGAWWTYSFQRYSGLELTDTDFFTPTPVLSSPGDVRLTAFLDRRDFTAFAEAYADPSAGIGTGEQATAFPTTTSAIAFTGQEQVAADIANLKAALQPGEQGFLTAISPGSAARVGNQHYATDEEHIFAWADAVREEYTAITDAGLVVQIDDPSLAENFDQIRPEPSVEDYQRFTRIRIEALNHAIRDLPKELVRLHLCWGSWHGPHTTDIELRHILPVVLDANVGSLSFEAANVRHEHEWTVWGELGDAVPDDLVLAPGIVSHATNVVEHPDLVAQRIQRFVDVVGRDRVVASTDCGLGGRVHQQIAWAKLASLGEGARRVR, translated from the coding sequence ATGACCGCCCCCATCCAGACCACCACCGCAGGCAGCCTGCCGCGCACCGCCGCCCTCCTCGAGGCGAACCGGGCGCGCACGCTGTCCGACGACGGCTTCACGTTCCAGCCGAGCGGCGAGCACGAGGCGGCCGTCGCTGCAGCGGTCGCCGACGTCGTCGCGAAGCAGCGCGAGGCGGGCATCACGCTCGTCGGCGACGGCGAGTACGGGCACACGATGCGGGCGGCGATCGACTACGGCGCGTGGTGGACGTACTCGTTCCAGCGCTACTCGGGCCTCGAGCTCACCGACACCGACTTCTTCACGCCGACGCCCGTGCTGTCGAGCCCGGGCGACGTGCGCCTCACGGCGTTCCTCGACCGCCGCGACTTCACAGCGTTCGCCGAGGCGTACGCCGACCCGTCGGCAGGCATCGGCACGGGCGAGCAGGCGACGGCGTTCCCGACCACGACGAGCGCCATCGCGTTCACGGGCCAGGAGCAGGTGGCCGCCGACATCGCGAACCTCAAGGCCGCGCTGCAGCCGGGGGAGCAGGGGTTCCTGACGGCGATCTCGCCGGGCAGCGCCGCCCGCGTCGGCAACCAGCACTACGCGACCGACGAGGAGCACATCTTCGCGTGGGCGGATGCGGTGCGCGAGGAGTACACGGCCATCACCGACGCGGGGCTCGTCGTGCAGATCGACGACCCGTCGCTGGCCGAGAACTTCGACCAGATCCGCCCCGAGCCGAGCGTCGAGGACTACCAGCGCTTCACGCGCATCCGCATCGAGGCGCTCAACCACGCCATCCGCGACCTGCCGAAGGAGCTCGTGCGCCTGCACCTGTGCTGGGGCTCGTGGCACGGTCCGCACACGACGGACATCGAGCTGCGTCACATCCTCCCGGTCGTGCTCGACGCGAACGTGGGCTCGCTGTCGTTCGAGGCGGCGAACGTGCGCCACGAGCACGAGTGGACCGTGTGGGGCGAGCTGGGCGACGCCGTGCCCGACGACCTCGTGCTCGCGCCGGGCATCGTGAGCCACGCGACGAACGTGGTCGAGCATCCCGACCTCGTGGCGCAGCGCATCCAGCGATTCGTGGATGTCGTGGGCCGCGACCGGGTGGTCGCGTCGACCGACTGCGGCCTCGGCGGCCGCGTGCACCAGCAGATCGCGTGGGCGAAGCTCGCGTCGCTCGGCGAGGGCGCGCGCCGCGTGCGCTGA